From one Sinobacterium norvegicum genomic stretch:
- a CDS encoding oligosaccharide flippase family protein, with amino-acid sequence MITVTLRRSASVMLVNLAGVAVGFLLQLFLTNSLPIDVYGTYAFYVSLTGFSVVVAKFGSDLSANRYLPSIIESDNLKLFNHFNLRAVILVALMSLLISLLYALLQYIGSSSLVEISFLVFFLIIILFSVSQYFCAVIQAIGLSIYSQSILNVCRPIIFLGMVLISVNIYSDSDISSVMTMYGISSGVCIIIASVIIYKNLPQGAGSLLNVDKRVDFSTWLKTSASLSLVVFLNLIVNQFDLLYLGISGSAIDVAKYNVMLRVSTFVQFPTVAAGLVLAPKIALAWDKGERKKLEQLISTIVAPAFALCVLIALAIIFFSEEIFQLFGGEYSINNSDLVIVISARLINAIGGISGYIMTMTGNHKDAIKVLVVASLVSISFSSLLIPEFGIEGAVYVNLAASMCWVLMMSYFVVVRTGISPIFLIRKVKT; translated from the coding sequence TTGATAACTGTAACCTTAAGGCGCTCAGCCTCTGTAATGTTAGTCAATTTGGCCGGCGTAGCCGTTGGCTTCCTCTTACAGCTGTTTCTTACTAATTCGTTGCCAATCGATGTCTACGGGACCTATGCATTTTATGTAAGCTTAACAGGATTTTCTGTTGTGGTTGCGAAGTTTGGGTCTGATTTGTCTGCAAACAGATATTTGCCAAGTATTATTGAGTCGGATAATTTAAAGCTTTTTAATCACTTTAATCTGAGGGCAGTAATTCTTGTTGCCCTTATGTCCCTGTTAATATCATTGTTGTATGCTCTTCTCCAGTATATTGGTTCAAGTAGCCTTGTAGAGATAAGCTTTCTGGTGTTTTTTCTGATAATTATACTCTTCTCTGTGAGTCAATATTTTTGCGCTGTAATTCAGGCGATTGGATTATCAATATATTCTCAATCAATCCTTAATGTGTGTAGGCCAATTATATTTCTAGGGATGGTTTTAATTTCAGTAAATATATATAGCGACAGTGATATTTCATCAGTAATGACAATGTATGGCATCTCATCTGGAGTATGTATAATCATTGCGTCGGTCATCATTTATAAAAACCTGCCACAAGGTGCGGGTAGTTTGCTGAATGTTGATAAGAGGGTGGATTTTTCGACATGGTTGAAAACATCTGCATCATTGTCTCTTGTTGTATTTCTTAATCTTATAGTTAATCAATTTGACTTGTTGTATCTCGGTATATCCGGCAGTGCAATTGATGTGGCAAAATACAATGTAATGTTACGAGTGTCGACTTTTGTTCAGTTCCCAACAGTGGCTGCAGGACTTGTCTTAGCACCAAAGATTGCCCTGGCATGGGATAAGGGTGAGAGGAAAAAACTTGAGCAATTAATTTCAACAATTGTTGCTCCAGCCTTTGCCTTGTGTGTGCTAATTGCTCTTGCGATTATTTTCTTCTCTGAAGAAATATTTCAATTGTTTGGTGGTGAATATAGCATTAATAATAGTGACCTCGTTATTGTTATATCTGCACGATTAATCAATGCAATAGGAGGCATATCTGGCTATATCATGACGATGACCGGAAACCACAAGGATGCTATTAAAGTACTTGTTGTTGCGTCGCTGGTAAGTATTAGTTTTTCTTCTCTGTTAATTCCTGAATTTGGTATTGAAGGGGCGGTATATGTGAACCTTGCTGCGTCGATGTGCTGGGTTCTTATGATGAGTTACTTTGTTGTTGTTCGCACTGGTATTTCCCCAATTTTTCTTATTAGAAAGGTGAAAACGTAA
- a CDS encoding glycosyltransferase family 4 protein has product MKVAVTYRVLQGWRLPMFERLSDKNNIDLKLFYGCDFKGTKVVSSKRSHTFLSKKLPSIPIRLKTSNGNALAPFSPTLLFELILYRPDVVLCEGASNFINNLFVLLYVKLFNKKMIQWGLGEISGRKKSRIRKSLDFIIEYTERKSDACLAYSNVGADYYKNIGVSSDKIFVAVNVIDTDDKLKEISKFNIEKVYKKSHAKSKFNVLFVGALTRQKNVELLINAYQKLEIKYGHDVSLVVVGNGDDAIRLKEIAVRSCCENIAFRGNIVEGVSKYFLSSDIVVLPGLGGLVVSDSLVHGVPVIASIGDGCEQDLLSTGAGIIINDITSDKLFEVLDELFQSPDRMRLMSSEAKNVIENKYNVNTYIDSIVECLESVDK; this is encoded by the coding sequence ATGAAAGTTGCCGTCACATATAGAGTACTCCAAGGTTGGCGTCTACCGATGTTTGAGCGCTTGTCAGATAAAAATAATATTGACCTTAAGCTATTTTATGGTTGTGATTTCAAAGGTACTAAGGTTGTCAGTTCAAAGAGGTCGCATACCTTTCTTTCAAAAAAATTACCGTCAATTCCCATTAGGTTAAAGACTTCTAACGGGAATGCACTGGCACCTTTTAGTCCAACGTTGTTGTTCGAACTCATTTTATATAGGCCTGATGTAGTGCTTTGTGAGGGGGCATCAAATTTTATTAACAACCTATTCGTTCTATTGTATGTAAAGCTCTTTAACAAGAAAATGATTCAGTGGGGGCTGGGTGAAATAAGCGGGAGGAAAAAGTCACGAATTAGAAAGTCTTTGGATTTTATTATTGAGTACACGGAAAGGAAATCAGACGCCTGTTTAGCGTATAGCAATGTTGGTGCCGACTATTACAAAAATATAGGAGTGAGCAGCGACAAAATATTTGTAGCCGTTAATGTGATTGATACTGATGATAAATTGAAAGAAATATCAAAATTTAATATAGAAAAGGTATATAAAAAATCACATGCTAAGTCAAAATTTAACGTCCTATTCGTAGGTGCTTTAACGAGGCAGAAAAACGTTGAATTGTTGATTAATGCGTACCAAAAGCTAGAGATTAAGTATGGCCATGATGTCAGCTTAGTAGTGGTTGGTAATGGCGACGATGCCATCCGTCTTAAAGAGATTGCGGTCAGAAGTTGTTGTGAAAATATTGCCTTCAGAGGCAATATCGTCGAGGGAGTAAGTAAGTATTTCCTGTCATCAGATATTGTTGTTCTTCCAGGATTAGGGGGGTTGGTTGTATCTGATTCTTTGGTTCATGGCGTGCCTGTGATTGCGTCCATAGGTGATGGCTGTGAGCAGGATTTACTATCTACAGGTGCTGGAATAATAATTAATGACATAACTTCGGATAAGTTGTTTGAGGTGTTAGACGAGTTATTTCAATCACCTGATAGGATGAGATTGATGTCCTCCGAGGCAAAAAATGTAATTGAAAATAAGTATAATGTGAATACTTATATAGATTCTATTGTTGAGTGTTTGGAGTCGGTAGATAAATAA
- a CDS encoding acyltransferase, with amino-acid sequence MIKIIIRKIIARVRYLRLKFRSPNFIIDLNNFYCGTGCFVSPKNSIVIGSDFYMGIACHLASDAVIGSDVLFASRVSLVGGDHKIDGITGPIRASGRGEFKTITIEDNVWVGHGAIIMAGVYISSGAVVAAGSVVTKDVSGNAVVGGNPARLIRYREV; translated from the coding sequence ATGATTAAAATAATAATAAGAAAAATAATCGCCAGGGTGAGATATTTAAGACTAAAATTCAGATCCCCAAATTTTATTATTGATTTGAATAATTTTTACTGTGGGACTGGCTGTTTTGTGAGCCCTAAAAATAGCATTGTTATAGGCTCAGATTTCTACATGGGTATAGCTTGTCACTTGGCGTCAGACGCTGTTATAGGCTCAGATGTCCTTTTTGCCTCTAGAGTGTCTCTTGTCGGAGGGGATCACAAAATTGATGGTATAACTGGGCCGATTAGGGCGTCAGGTCGGGGAGAGTTTAAAACTATTACCATTGAAGACAATGTCTGGGTAGGTCATGGCGCAATCATTATGGCTGGTGTTTATATCTCAAGCGGGGCTGTTGTTGCTGCCGGATCTGTTGTTACCAAAGATGTATCAGGGAATGCAGTTGTGGGTGGAAATCCGGCAAGATTGATTCGGTATCGGGAGGTATAA
- a CDS encoding O-antigen ligase family protein — MQTKESSESRYWRLAFGLVTLDSMLTYFVGMRFGIPVNATLPIIVTILSFRFGFSKSIVRTNKFLLLAIMFLSFAVGIVICDDLEFRRFNKLITAVSAFYIGYNAIRSNNDFRAFFNMLLYIAFLYSVVCFVALSGFNSNYFPVIDTIGFKDGVIVVRTEVTTDQNFQIFYLFFASFVLMIRNSLWIKCVFIITIILSLYAMVSLQTRSGFMIMLAALIISYWYYLKENPKKIILSLAVSAISILSLVVYKFDAITTFSQKFVDRFVNDDFHTFYGRVDSASYLFDRVVNPMWWLPRGNEHFMANHFGEVPHFNPTAFYLEAGLIGLVAWFLLVVVPLFKHRNLVLRRLNINPLYGMVYIGALVAFVTSLSLNMPLHEHMWIWVGGLLAVLPRLKSDSHDYSLVQQRKNEVIS; from the coding sequence ATGCAGACTAAAGAGTCATCAGAGTCACGCTATTGGCGTCTTGCCTTTGGTTTGGTTACGCTCGATTCAATGCTAACATATTTCGTCGGTATGCGATTTGGTATACCAGTTAACGCGACTCTACCCATAATTGTTACGATTTTATCTTTTCGATTTGGCTTTTCTAAGTCAATTGTTAGAACGAATAAGTTTTTATTGCTTGCGATAATGTTTTTATCATTCGCTGTTGGTATTGTAATATGCGACGACTTAGAGTTTCGACGTTTTAATAAGCTTATAACAGCAGTCTCAGCATTTTATATTGGATATAATGCAATAAGATCGAATAATGATTTCCGTGCTTTTTTCAATATGCTTTTATATATTGCATTTTTATATTCTGTTGTTTGCTTCGTTGCATTATCAGGATTCAATAGTAATTATTTTCCTGTTATAGATACTATCGGTTTCAAAGATGGTGTAATAGTGGTAAGGACAGAAGTTACAACAGACCAAAATTTTCAAATATTTTACCTTTTCTTTGCATCCTTTGTATTAATGATTAGAAACAGTCTGTGGATAAAATGTGTTTTTATTATCACTATAATACTCTCTCTTTATGCAATGGTATCGCTGCAAACTCGTAGCGGTTTTATGATTATGCTGGCAGCATTAATTATCAGTTATTGGTATTATCTTAAAGAGAATCCTAAAAAAATAATATTAAGCCTTGCAGTGTCAGCGATTTCTATCTTGTCCCTGGTGGTTTATAAGTTTGACGCTATTACAACATTTTCACAAAAATTCGTAGATAGGTTTGTTAATGATGATTTCCATACGTTTTATGGACGTGTTGATTCAGCTTCGTATTTATTTGATCGAGTAGTAAACCCTATGTGGTGGCTGCCCCGTGGAAACGAACATTTTATGGCTAATCACTTTGGCGAGGTTCCGCATTTTAATCCTACTGCATTTTATCTAGAGGCTGGACTTATAGGGCTTGTTGCTTGGTTTTTACTGGTAGTAGTACCACTTTTCAAACATAGAAATTTGGTGTTACGACGATTAAATATCAACCCTCTGTATGGCATGGTATACATTGGTGCACTGGTTGCTTTTGTAACAAGTCTGTCGCTGAATATGCCCTTACATGAACATATGTGGATTTGGGTTGGCGGCCTGTTGGCGGTTCTTCCCAGATTGAAGTCTGATTCACATGACTATAGTCTTGTTCAGCAACGTAAAAATGAGGTGATTTCATGA
- a CDS encoding glycosyltransferase family 4 protein, translating into MIILIGSSSAPDTGSGITTYCKEMVEEFFRRGFSVFYTSPKPVDATWLEQYCDGFIETSQFVDVSERSINLINFVADNNIEYILNNDNPILQSVASKLDAVFISVAHLSRTNILSLACYNHQYCDYIISICSEMQSIIVNTKKIDTSKVPIVYNGIYDTYIQPENFSSRSSVKKTIIYCGGSIERKGSDLVLQSVLSGGSVWSEYQLHWYGDLSKAYINKLEGLPHVTMFGRVARDRLQLALQNSDIFLLPSRSEGCPMALIEAMSMANACITSDGVGAMDVMVQHGREGYVLNLKQWSDQFHSCLTHFSRTKTLDSMKHLARDKYLQCYTINNTVDNVITLFESVDAKPVSQPVSEPKLLRWHRPLRSDGIKSPMVDRFCIKFGLLRKV; encoded by the coding sequence ATGATTATTCTTATTGGCTCGTCCAGCGCGCCAGATACTGGCTCTGGTATTACGACTTATTGCAAAGAAATGGTTGAAGAGTTTTTTCGCAGAGGCTTCAGTGTTTTTTATACTTCGCCGAAACCTGTTGATGCTACATGGCTCGAACAGTATTGCGATGGTTTTATAGAAACATCACAGTTTGTTGATGTTTCTGAAAGATCAATAAATCTTATTAACTTTGTCGCAGATAATAATATTGAATATATTCTTAATAATGATAATCCAATACTGCAGAGTGTTGCTAGCAAATTAGATGCTGTTTTTATCTCTGTCGCTCATTTGTCTAGAACAAATATTTTGTCACTGGCTTGCTATAACCACCAATATTGCGATTATATAATTTCTATTTGTTCTGAAATGCAGTCGATTATTGTTAATACAAAAAAAATTGATACAAGCAAAGTGCCGATTGTTTATAATGGAATCTATGATACGTATATCCAGCCAGAAAATTTCTCTTCTCGTTCCTCCGTTAAAAAAACAATAATATATTGTGGCGGCAGTATTGAGCGAAAAGGAAGTGATTTAGTCTTGCAATCTGTATTGTCAGGTGGTTCGGTCTGGAGCGAATATCAGTTACATTGGTACGGCGATTTATCTAAAGCCTATATAAATAAACTTGAAGGCTTACCGCATGTGACAATGTTTGGGCGTGTGGCGAGAGATAGGCTGCAGCTGGCTCTTCAAAATTCAGATATATTCTTACTTCCTTCTCGTAGTGAGGGCTGTCCCATGGCTTTAATTGAGGCCATGAGTATGGCCAATGCCTGTATTACAAGTGATGGCGTTGGAGCGATGGACGTGATGGTCCAGCATGGCAGAGAAGGCTATGTTTTGAATTTGAAACAGTGGTCAGATCAATTCCATAGCTGTCTGACACATTTTTCACGAACAAAAACTCTGGATTCTATGAAGCATTTGGCTCGTGATAAGTATTTGCAATGCTATACGATCAATAACACGGTAGACAATGTCATAACCTTGTTTGAGTCTGTTGACGCTAAGCCGGTCAGTCAACCTGTTTCAGAGCCTAAATTGTTGCGCTGGCACAGACCACTGCGCTCTGACGGTATAAAGTCGCCAATGGTGGATAGATTTTGTATTAAGTTTGGCTTATTGCGAAAAGTATAA
- a CDS encoding bi-domain-containing oxidoreductase yields MKQVMQDLSGGRTYLELSPCPKVSSLSILVQTSNTLVSVGTEKMLLDFGRGNILQKALQQPDKVKQVLEKVSTDGLVSTVDAVRSKLDTPIPLGYCNVGTIVEMGEKAHGFKVGDRVVSNGNHAEFVTTTENLTAKIPDNVSNESASFTVIGAIALQGIRLLNPTLGECIVVTGLGLVGLLAVQLLKAQGCRVLAVDFDQNKLDLAKSFGAEIVNLSKGESLLNAAMIFSRQNGVDGVLITASTKSNEPLSQAARISRKRGRIVLVGVVGLEVSRDDFYEKELSFQVSCSYGPGRYDESYEKFGNDYPIGYVRWTEKRNFEAILDLLASGHISTEKLVTHQFKLDEVEQAYELVSQGNQLGILLQYNSDAEEHAVTEIAIECDKASDVCATSSSLGFIGAGNYARAVLLPCFSKTEAKLSAISSNSGITAVSLAKKFNVSLATSDYEKILASDVGAVVISTQHNSHAAIALSSIEHKKHVFLEKPLALNHVDIDLIEQALSTKNTIFTVGFNRRYSPHAIKMKSLLQSVNTPKTFIYTINAGHIPSDHWVQNEAVGGGRLVGECCHFIDLVRFLCGHKVVSYSINNMKAECSDSFSVSLSFEDGSIGLINYISVGGKSYPKEKLEVFCAGSVLLLNNFRMLTGYNWPGFKKMRTLRQDKGQRQCAQAFVSAIKTLDNSMLPPVDEILEVSRICLDLSMAR; encoded by the coding sequence ATGAAACAGGTCATGCAAGATTTATCAGGCGGAAGAACATACTTAGAATTAAGCCCCTGCCCAAAGGTTTCCAGTTTGTCTATCCTGGTGCAAACTAGTAATACATTGGTCTCTGTCGGAACAGAAAAAATGCTTCTTGATTTTGGTCGCGGGAATATACTACAGAAGGCATTACAGCAGCCTGATAAAGTGAAGCAGGTTCTCGAAAAGGTTTCTACTGATGGTCTCGTTAGTACTGTTGATGCTGTTCGAAGCAAGTTAGACACACCTATACCGTTAGGCTATTGCAATGTCGGAACTATTGTCGAGATGGGGGAAAAGGCTCATGGGTTTAAGGTGGGGGATCGTGTAGTCTCCAATGGCAATCATGCTGAGTTTGTCACAACAACAGAAAACCTGACCGCAAAAATCCCTGACAATGTATCGAATGAATCGGCTTCTTTTACTGTCATCGGAGCTATTGCTTTACAGGGTATACGTCTGCTCAACCCAACGCTGGGTGAATGTATCGTTGTCACAGGTTTAGGGCTTGTTGGTCTTCTAGCTGTTCAGCTACTCAAGGCACAGGGTTGCAGGGTTCTAGCAGTAGATTTTGATCAAAATAAGCTCGATTTAGCAAAGAGTTTTGGTGCCGAAATAGTCAACTTATCAAAAGGAGAATCATTGCTAAACGCAGCGATGATTTTCTCCCGTCAAAATGGTGTAGATGGGGTTTTGATCACTGCGTCTACTAAAAGCAATGAACCTTTATCCCAGGCAGCAAGAATTTCACGAAAACGAGGTCGGATTGTTCTTGTCGGGGTAGTTGGCTTGGAGGTGTCCAGGGATGATTTCTACGAGAAAGAGTTAAGTTTTCAAGTATCTTGCTCATATGGTCCTGGTCGTTACGACGAGAGTTATGAAAAGTTTGGCAATGACTATCCTATTGGTTATGTTCGCTGGACGGAAAAAAGAAATTTTGAAGCTATACTTGATCTATTAGCTTCAGGACATATCTCTACTGAAAAACTCGTTACTCACCAATTTAAGCTTGACGAGGTCGAGCAAGCCTATGAACTTGTATCCCAAGGAAATCAGCTAGGTATACTTTTACAATATAATTCTGACGCTGAAGAGCATGCCGTCACAGAGATTGCTATTGAATGTGATAAGGCCTCTGATGTTTGCGCAACCAGCAGCAGTCTGGGGTTTATTGGGGCAGGAAACTATGCCAGAGCTGTTTTGTTGCCTTGCTTCTCAAAGACGGAAGCGAAGCTAAGCGCTATTTCAAGCAATAGCGGGATCACAGCAGTTAGTTTGGCCAAGAAATTTAATGTATCACTTGCTACATCTGACTATGAGAAAATCTTAGCCTCTGATGTAGGAGCGGTTGTTATTTCAACACAGCATAACAGCCATGCTGCAATCGCACTTAGCTCTATTGAGCATAAAAAGCATGTATTCCTCGAGAAGCCACTGGCACTAAACCATGTAGATATTGATTTAATTGAGCAGGCTTTATCAACGAAAAACACTATATTTACTGTTGGGTTTAATCGACGGTATTCTCCGCATGCTATCAAGATGAAATCCTTGCTGCAGTCAGTAAATACTCCTAAGACATTTATATACACTATTAATGCTGGTCATATTCCTTCTGACCATTGGGTTCAGAATGAAGCTGTAGGAGGTGGGCGCTTAGTTGGTGAGTGCTGCCATTTTATCGACCTTGTGAGATTTTTGTGTGGTCATAAGGTGGTCAGTTACTCAATTAATAATATGAAGGCAGAGTGCTCTGATTCATTTTCAGTCAGCCTGTCTTTTGAGGATGGCTCGATTGGTCTCATTAACTACATTTCTGTAGGTGGTAAGTCGTACCCAAAAGAGAAGTTGGAAGTATTTTGTGCCGGCAGTGTTCTACTATTGAACAACTTTAGGATGCTTACCGGTTATAACTGGCCCGGTTTCAAAAAGATGCGTACATTACGCCAAGATAAGGGGCAGCGACAATGTGCTCAAGCTTTTGTCTCTGCAATAAAGACGTTAGATAACTCTATGCTGCCTCCTGTTGATGAGATACTCGAAGTTTCTCGTATTTGTTTAGATTTATCTATGGCTAGGTAA
- a CDS encoding alginate lyase family protein, translated as MNIRIQYFLKLGRTVRYLKLSQVYYYFIRRVIKIKYNFLSDNDFCIRDRSLVSFFDNSESFNSFKPFNFKFLNVSHCFENETVDWELCTVSRLWRYNLHYFEFLSDGSRSDIEKISLIQQWIDKNPVDTGTGWEPYCVSLRIVSWIKYFSCRDMDVPAEALKSLYQQCIWLESNLELHILANHYFENIKAIYLAGLFFKSRRADRWASGYAIKLNEQIVEQFLPDGGHYERSSLYHQVITKGLLELFSFTESVENPELNGLIPLDFLEQYICRALDFSQQIVFPNGDLPNFNDASSVPCLTEWNMRYAESVNIFSQGHIAEAYNYKSSGYAGIKLTNDMFVMKTGPVGPDYQPGHTHCDILSYELMLAGSKVIVDTGVYEYQPGECRAHCRSTQAHNTVQVAGYEQTEVWGDFRVARRVSSVECDLNSSNNSHRITGAYKGFFARPAGLVSHTRAVDVTVENDAISCLEINDIITASGSDNCVNRIHLHPSIIPVLNDEDTNVYLYLEGDLIAKLNFKGFDGVSIMDTEYYPDFGVREANKCLVLSSSGYFPQSFSYSIEVVLK; from the coding sequence ATGAATATCAGAATACAATATTTTCTCAAGTTGGGTAGAACTGTAAGATACTTAAAGTTGTCTCAGGTTTATTATTATTTTATTAGAAGAGTAATAAAAATTAAATATAATTTTTTATCTGACAATGATTTTTGTATCAGAGATAGATCATTGGTTTCTTTTTTCGATAATAGCGAGTCATTCAATTCATTTAAGCCATTTAATTTCAAATTTTTGAATGTTTCTCATTGTTTTGAAAATGAAACTGTTGATTGGGAATTGTGTACTGTTAGTAGGCTTTGGCGATATAATTTGCATTATTTTGAGTTTCTTTCAGATGGTTCGAGAAGTGACATTGAAAAAATAAGTTTGATCCAGCAGTGGATCGATAAAAATCCTGTTGATACCGGCACAGGGTGGGAGCCATACTGCGTTAGCCTGCGAATTGTAAGTTGGATAAAATATTTTTCATGCCGTGATATGGATGTCCCGGCAGAGGCTTTGAAGTCGCTCTACCAGCAGTGTATATGGTTGGAGAGCAATCTCGAATTGCACATACTCGCTAATCACTATTTTGAAAATATAAAGGCCATATACTTGGCTGGATTGTTTTTTAAATCGCGTAGGGCTGATCGATGGGCTTCTGGTTATGCTATAAAACTAAATGAACAGATAGTTGAGCAGTTCTTACCTGATGGAGGCCACTATGAAAGAAGCTCGCTTTATCATCAAGTGATCACCAAAGGATTGTTAGAACTATTCTCGTTTACTGAGTCAGTCGAAAATCCAGAACTTAATGGGCTTATACCGTTAGATTTTCTCGAGCAATATATATGTCGTGCGCTGGATTTCTCACAGCAAATCGTTTTTCCTAATGGAGATTTACCTAACTTTAATGATGCTTCTTCAGTACCTTGCTTGACTGAGTGGAACATGAGGTATGCAGAATCAGTTAACATCTTTTCTCAAGGTCATATCGCTGAAGCATATAATTACAAATCTTCTGGTTATGCGGGTATTAAGCTAACGAATGACATGTTTGTGATGAAAACTGGGCCGGTTGGCCCTGATTATCAGCCCGGTCATACACATTGCGATATATTGAGTTACGAACTTATGTTGGCTGGTAGTAAGGTTATTGTTGATACCGGTGTTTATGAGTATCAGCCCGGTGAATGTAGAGCGCATTGCCGCTCAACTCAGGCTCATAATACTGTTCAGGTTGCTGGCTATGAGCAGACTGAGGTATGGGGCGATTTTCGCGTTGCTAGACGGGTAAGTTCGGTGGAGTGTGACCTTAATAGCTCTAATAACAGTCATAGAATTACAGGGGCTTACAAAGGCTTTTTTGCAAGACCGGCGGGACTCGTGTCGCATACCAGAGCTGTAGATGTAACTGTTGAAAACGATGCTATCTCATGTTTAGAAATTAATGACATCATCACAGCTTCTGGCTCAGATAATTGTGTCAATCGAATCCATTTACATCCCTCTATTATTCCTGTTTTAAACGATGAAGACACAAATGTATATCTCTATTTGGAGGGAGATTTGATTGCCAAATTAAATTTTAAGGGTTTTGATGGTGTCAGTATAATGGATACGGAATACTACCCTGACTTTGGTGTTAGGGAAGCTAATAAGTGTTTAGTTCTGTCCTCGTCTGGTTATTTTCCTCAATCTTTTAGCTACTCAATAGAGGTGGTTTTAAAATGA
- a CDS encoding glycosyltransferase family 4 protein, which produces MKILFLSHYFTPEVNAPATRTFEHCRRWVELGHDVTVVSCVPHHPMGKAYQGYSNKLFYKESIAGIKVIRVKTYITANEGFLKRTLNYVLYMLAAIICSLFTGKADVVVSTTPQFFNGLAGYFVSRIKRAPWVLEIRDLWPESIVAVGAVKNNFVIAVLEWIERFVYKKSDRIISVTDSFVSHIKNVSGRDDGIHVIRNGVDLNMFTPIPKNEAFSKKYGLLDKFVVSYVGTHGMAHGLDTILDAAKLLSERKDIAILMVGDGSERSRLDDKIKNERISNIVMLGQQPKEMMPKIWSVSDVSLVVLRRLDLFKSVIPSKIFESMAMEKPIILGVEGEVEKIIDSAGSGISIPPEDASALAQAIIRLADDHNLYRECSNNGRVCVERDFDRLVLADNIAVMLAELIRCEGYVEA; this is translated from the coding sequence ATGAAGATTTTATTTCTATCACATTACTTCACCCCCGAAGTTAATGCACCTGCTACTCGCACCTTTGAGCACTGCCGGCGTTGGGTCGAGCTTGGTCACGATGTAACTGTTGTTAGCTGTGTGCCACACCACCCAATGGGAAAGGCCTACCAAGGGTATAGCAATAAGCTTTTCTATAAGGAATCAATCGCAGGGATAAAAGTAATAAGGGTTAAAACATATATTACTGCTAATGAAGGGTTTCTTAAAAGAACCTTGAACTATGTTCTCTATATGCTTGCTGCGATTATATGCAGCCTTTTTACAGGTAAGGCTGATGTTGTTGTTTCTACGACACCACAATTCTTTAATGGTTTGGCTGGTTATTTCGTCTCACGAATAAAAAGAGCACCTTGGGTGTTAGAAATAAGGGATCTTTGGCCTGAATCGATTGTTGCAGTTGGAGCAGTAAAAAACAATTTTGTTATAGCCGTACTCGAGTGGATAGAACGCTTTGTTTATAAAAAATCAGACCGAATTATCTCAGTGACAGATTCTTTTGTCAGTCATATTAAGAATGTCTCAGGCCGCGATGATGGTATTCATGTCATACGCAATGGTGTTGACTTAAATATGTTTACTCCGATACCCAAGAATGAAGCGTTTTCTAAAAAATATGGCCTGCTCGATAAATTCGTCGTTTCCTATGTAGGGACACATGGGATGGCGCACGGGCTTGATACCATTCTTGATGCCGCTAAACTGCTGTCTGAACGTAAAGATATTGCTATTCTAATGGTCGGTGATGGCTCAGAACGCTCCAGGCTTGATGATAAGATTAAAAACGAGAGAATTAGTAATATTGTCATGCTAGGACAGCAACCCAAGGAGATGATGCCTAAAATTTGGTCTGTATCTGATGTCAGTCTTGTTGTGCTACGAAGACTGGACCTTTTTAAGTCTGTTATACCCTCTAAAATATTTGAATCTATGGCAATGGAGAAGCCGATTATTCTCGGTGTGGAAGGAGAGGTTGAAAAGATTATCGACAGTGCTGGAAGCGGTATCTCCATCCCCCCTGAGGATGCTTCTGCTTTGGCTCAAGCAATCATACGGTTGGCCGATGATCATAATTTATATCGTGAATGCTCTAATAATGGCCGCGTCTGTGTAGAGCGTGATTTTGATAGGCTCGTATTAGCAGATAACATAGCAGTGATGTTAGCTGAGTTAATTCGATGTGAAGGTTATGTTGAGGCCTAA